AGCATGCCAGGTCAGGCGGAGAGTCTGAATGTTGCTGTTGCAGCAGGAATTCTCATGTTTAGTCTCTAGGTCTCAAGGATGATTTTAGGAGAAAACAACTGACTTTTAAAGTAATTTTAAGCACTAGTGGTATAATGAAGAAGCATTAGAAACATTAATGAGGTATTATTATGAAACGACCAGAAGATGATAAAGAATTCATGGAAGTTGTGGGACATTTGATTTCACACCCACGTTTTCAAAAATTGGATGGGATTGTACAGCACCATCATTCGACACGTTTAGAACACTCGGTTAATGTTAGTTACACCAGCTATAAGATTGCTAAAAAATTTGGCTGGGATGCCAAGAGTACTGCTCGAGGCGGTCTCTTACATGATTTTTTCTATTATGATTGGCGAGTAACTAAATTTAATAAGAGTCATGCTTGG
Above is a window of Streptococcus salivarius DNA encoding:
- a CDS encoding HD domain-containing protein codes for the protein MKRPEDDKEFMEVVGHLISHPRFQKLDGIVQHHHSTRLEHSVNVSYTSYKIAKKFGWDAKSTARGGLLHDFFYYDWRVTKFNKSHAWVHPRIAVRNARKLVNLNKKEEDIILKHMWGATIAPPKYKESYIVTMVDKYWAVKEAATPLRNRIKNRKFFRRKTLQSHHQ